DNA from Nematostella vectensis chromosome 5, jaNemVect1.1, whole genome shotgun sequence:
TGGCTCTGGGGGTCCCCCAAGATGAAATTATTCACAGGGGCGGCGGAGTGGTCCCATTAGTTGGGGGCGAAAGTTGGAGgaaggggtgggtagtggtttcagggAGAGGGTAGTTGGTGgattcagggggaggggttggtggtggtttcaaattcttaagtgctatttataagaacgcggAGGATAACCTAGGTTTTTCTGCACGGGGTTTTTTAACAGTTTAaaaactgttcaacaaatttgttgtcggttgcaTATGTACCGCTTGAAACCCGTTCGTTAAAAAGCGTTTATGTACGTTTATGGGGTGGCgcccctaccctccccccctcttccGCTGCCCCTGATTCAAGATTGTTACAGGGCTTTGATCTTCAAGTCTTTGCGAGAAGGTGAAGCGAATTCCTTATGTGCTATTGCCAACCTTCTGGTGATTTTGTTAACGTACCCTTTCAATATCCTTTGCCTCTAGACGGTATTTTTCCGCTAGTTTTTCATGatcctttttgcttttttgcatCGCCTCGTCCAGCAGCTTTTCCCTCTCTGCGGCTGATGAGAAGAACACAAACAAGatgaataggggacttgcgctaagagatcacatgactgttgggtggcaaactagtacacgctcaggcttttagcggcaaaataaagattaaattaaagattttattttccgtcgttctctggtgtgactgGCGCAGTTAtttcttactttttgtttgattattttgttttgaatttgccacccagaaaggtcacgtgatctcttagcgcaggGAACTCTTGTATAGAATCTATACTTTGTTAGCAATGTTTTATCATAGTAAAAAAATCCTATTATTGGATTACGTTATTCCTGTTATAGAAAATACTACATAGAAAGTGCGGCGCGTACGGTTTTTATTCACGAGTTGTGCAGTATCAAAAAACGAACGAGTGAGCGCGGCGAGCGAGTGAGTTTTTTTGATACAAAACAGCGAGTGAATAAAAGCTGtacaaagcactttccatattgtattttgtttattttatacatactgagaaatatataataagcttataacataacattttattagacttgGCTAAAGAGGCTCCGAGGTTTGTGCTGTTCGACGGTTCAGTTGAAGACAGAcaaacttacattgaaatgaatatGTCTCGCTAATGTCACTATAGCTCATGTAACACAAGTAGTGCACTTTTTAATCTCTAAAATCtcggaaataaataaataaattactaaATGGCAAATGCTTGTACGATTTTTATGCACTCGTTAATACGTTGGGATTGAAGCCTTTCAAGTAAGTGCAGTGAAAATATATAGTTCGTCCAATCAGAACCGCGAACGACTTTTCTTCACGGTGAAAAAACATCCGTTCGCGCCTCTGATTTGCTGAGACCAGTGAACGAACGAAAATTTACTGaatatgttttcagtgagtatttcagtatgtatataataaaagtACTTACTGGGTGTTTATGCCGGTTATGAGCTTAAAGTTGTTATTATTGATAAGGCTGTACTCACTGATcaatgttttcatttaattGGCGGCTCTTAAAATTCATTTTGCCTCTCTGAAGAGGTTCAAGATATTGGAATAAAAAATTCTTGAAAAAGAATGTCAAATTATTCAAATATATCAAAGTCACATAAGACTTTGATATTTCATGATTACAACCCACTACTTTCGCCCGGTGTATATACAaacgatacttttttttctattcatgcCCATGCCCATCCCGCGGAATGTTCCAGCGTCTAGTCTCCTCTGCTCTCTCGTCCCCAGGTCCCACATCTTACGCTCGGGGTCCCTGGGGACGACATACCGAAGGaagacagtgctgaataacgtatgcacatgcgcgtgctctggcgaaaacaagcacaatcgtagtgttgaatcgttcgagaaaaggtacgaaaggctgacttcagtcgctgatttgacatactgtacaaaagatgacagatttgtgtgataatgagggagtcataaagaaaattggtttggtctagttttcttgttttcttgttttaaaatggcggctttttaccggcgaactgtcacattttggcgaatgctaagtaaattaaattaaattaaattttttaatttaatttaatttacttagcattcgccaaaatgtgacagttcgccggtaaaaagccgccattttaaaacaaaaaggcttgtttaaccgcgcggtactggaactagtcttgcgttttttttcagcactggcccGAAGGAACACTTTTTTTAGAAGATGGTTCCAGGCCTACTCGGAAATTTAGGAACAGTGTCATATCTGCTTACCATTTGATACGGAGATCCCTTTCACCACGTGACAGAGAATCACGTGATCGTCATCCAAACGAAACTTGTCCAAGAAATCTGGAGAATGCAAAACACCGCACACGTTAGGTGGAAATTGTATAGTATATAGTTGTATATAgctatttgaaataaaatgctCTAGGAAAATCCATGTATCCTAAACTGCATTGCTTCGCGGGTATcacaaaaataatcaaataagTGTCAATAAAACAAATCCAGGTTAACTAAACAGGATTTAGCCATTTTTACGTTTATACCCACTAGGCACTGCGGGCTTCGACATATACTCGAGTGacaccttatttgaaataggtgtttaTGTAGTAAATATAAAAGTAGAATTTTGGGTTTAGTAAATATATATGTAGTTAAGTGAATGGTTTTGCTTACACGCTGTGAGCGAGTCCTTCACCTTTAAAGCATCATGCCGGAGAAAAATGCTTTTGCAAATCAAACGGGCCCTGTCTGATCAATCGAACAAATCCGAAAAAAATGCCTATCGAACTTAATCGTTCGATTGTTTCGTGATCGATTTCGCAATCGCGTAAGGTATCTAAAAAGACTTCCCATATGACCGACACTGTTGTTTTATGAAAATACATTGcgacttgaaaaaaaaatggaacaCACAAATTCTAgtacaataataaaatattaatttatCCAATAGAACACGCATGGTTTAGGGAGGATAGGGATATCGTTTCTTCTATTCCGCAAATGGAGTAATCCCTCGCGGGCTTGTTACTACGGCATTCTGCCAATCAGTGGGTAGTTATCAAACCTCTAGCAAATAGCGACTTGGATAAACAACGCGCTTTTTATTTGCTTAAACCTGCGAAGCTCGAGAATTTCGTATTTCAGGCGCATCGTACAGCGATAAATACTTAACAATTAGGTGTCAGAGCGAGTTCATGGTATAAATAGGATATGATAAATTTCTTGATAAAATGATAAATGAATAGGCCGCTCTACTATATTTATATTATGTAGGCGCGTAATCAGAGTTTTAGGACAGTTGAGCAATAACCGAAGAACTTTTCGTGAAAGTTTATAGATGTTTTAAAAATTACATGTTTACTGCgtgaaaagagaaaaaaatcaatcTTGAAAAGTTGTTGTATAACACAGCATGATATCTCTTCGCGTATTAAATCAATAATCAAACTTGGAGTCGCATCGGATTTTTTCACTAGtgtattcatttgacaacgtATGACTTCTATAACCTTAGAAACCTTATACCCTTCTTGGAAATAATGTGGATTAAATGCGATTACGTTTAATATTCAAGCTTGTGCCAGTATATCATTTTAGAAAGGCTATCAGGCTATGCTAATTTGCCGATCTATATTATACGACGGCAAACTTTTCACAGGAAACAGCCATGTAGTACTCACATTTAAAGGCATTTAGTGTATGTTCTGTGTCATCAATGGGGAATAACAGTTTCCTGGAGGCGACCATGGTGGGTGTAAGATCAAAAAGCACGTTGCTCACGACTTGTGACGTCTCTGAAATTGGTTGCTCGAGGGACAGCACTCAGCTAGGGATCCAGACTCTGGAGAGTTTCGACTTGTCTTTTGTtcttcagccaatcagaagagAGCAGACTATATTATCTCTGTGGTGTACAATCATGTGTGACTTTGGAAAGCTACTCAACAGTTGATGTAAACAGTGGGCTTTATCGAGATCTCGGACCGGTTTGAGTAGAAACCCGGGAAAACCTAGTGCGACGACAGCATTAGACGACCTGATGGGCCTCATAGTATGGTAGAGTGATTGGGAATATTCCCTCCCCTAGGGGAGGTGGTATTGACCTGGTATGTGGTTTGTACTTGTTCCTTATTTGGTCTCAAAGCCTTAAAACCTCTTTGGCCCGGGGAAGGGGGGGGCGGGGCATTTTTTAGGGCTtctgaggtatttttagggtagcaatttttgttAGTGCAGTtattttaggggtatttttcgaatttctcGACGAGCATCTCTATCCTAAATAATCCTAATTGGCAGTCCGTCGAGGCGACGATGACTGTTCTATTGTGTTGGTCCTTTGATCTTAACTCTCCATGCTGGACGATCCCGAGCAGTGGTTTGCCAAGAGTTTGAGCTTATATCCCTCCACTTCAGGTTCCTCTTTACCACATCTTTGAACCTGAGTCTAGGCCGACCCTGATTCCTGGTCCCTGTCGTGAGCTGAGAGTAGAGCAGCTGCC
Protein-coding regions in this window:
- the LOC5505750 gene encoding universal stress protein in QAH/OAS sulfhydrylase 3'region, with the translated sequence MVASRKLLFPIDDTEHTLNAFKYFLDKFRLDDDHVILCHVVKGISVSNAAEREKLLDEAMQKSKKDHEKLAEKYRLEAKDIERLTLSFELVFGKPGESIVQFAKEEKVEAIVMGSRDLGTFARALNSSVSNYVVHHADLPTVIIPRKQTAEAKQA